The window CCTGCACCGTCGTTCCGGTCGCGGCGGGCTTGTCGTCGTCGCCCGCATAGACGCGGTAGCCGAGGGTGAAACTCGACTCCCCGACCTCGGTGACGCCAACCTCGACGCGGACGTACTCGTCGGCGTGGACGACAGGCCGGCGGAAATCGAGGTTGATGTTTGCGAGGACCATCTCAAACTCGTCGAACGTCATGTCGATTACCTCTTCAACGTACTCGATTCGGGCCTGTTCGAGATAGGAACCGTAGACGGCGTTGTTGACGTGCGCGAGGGCATCCATGTCACGATACCGAACCGTCATCTCGACGTCGAATCGGAACTCCTGGTCCATATCCGAGGCGCGTCCCTCTCCGCGAAGGGCGTTTCGCTTCGGGCCAATCCCACGACTCAGGGCGGCCACGCTATTCCCCGCCGATTTTCGGGCGGCGACAGGGGACTCGACGGCAGGTCCGTCCGTGGCTCCGGGTCGTTGTACCCGCCCGGCGCCACGTCGTTGGGCGCGTCGGGATAGAACAGCGACGCAAGCGCCTGAATGTGCGCGCGCCCGACGTCGAGTTCGAACTGGCCGCCGCCGTAGCACCGAATTTCCTGCTCCTCGCAGTAATCGATTGTTTCCAGAAGCGACCGTACCGACCCGAACCGGGAGGGTTTGATGTTGAGCCAGTTCGGCTCCCATGGCAGCGCCTCGACACTGTCGATGCCCGTAATCGGGTAGTCCCACGAAATCCGGTCGGCAGCATCCTCGATTATCGGCCGCGTCTCATCGGTGAGGTGTGGGTCCTCGATGACGGCCTCGGGAAAGGCGTCGACGACCATCCCGTAGAGGTCCGGGTCCCCCGGTTGGTCGACGTCGGTGCCCTCGTACTGGCCCTTGAGGTCGAGGATCCGGACGGCGTCGGTCTCGGCGAGGCGCTCGACGAGACCGGCGGTCCACTCGTCGGTCGGGTCGAGTTTGAATGCCAGCGTCGACTCGATATCCAGCAGCGTCTCGATACGGTCGAACGTCGGCGGGTCCCCGAGGCGCGTGCTCACCACGAACCTGACGGGGTCGTACTCGCGGCCCACGGCCTCGCCGAGGGTCGTTTCGGCCTGCTTCAACGCGAGGTCGAGGGCGGCGCTCTCGAAGGCCCACCGGCGGTAGTTCCGGAACGACGATTGCTCGGGGGCGCCCGCCGGAAACAGGTCGCGGTCGCCGACCATCTCGGAGAACTCGTCGAAGGCGTATTCCCCGGCCAGCGACGGCGTTTCGGCTTCCTCGTGGAAGCGGTAATGGTCCTCGCTTTCGTAGGTGACGTCCTCGCCGTAGCCCGTCACGCCGTCGCCGCGGAGTTCGACGACGGTCGTCGTCCGGGTGAAATCGCTCGACGTCTCGCGTTCGCGAAGCGAGAGCCGACACTCATCGACAACGAGCGGCAGGTCGGAAACGGCGTCGTACAGCGACACGGGACGGTAATCGGGCGCTGTGGTCTTGGTCGTTCCGCCGGTGACGGGACTGCCGCTCACTACGTTACGCTCCTCGCTTAGAAATGTAAGTGCCCGGGGAGGGCTCCGAACCCTCGATCTCCGCATGTCCCAGGAACGAGGCGCAGGCAACGCCTCGGGACATCGCGGTTGCCGCCTCGTTAACCCTATGAGTGCGGCGCTATGTCCAGCTAAGCCACCCGGGCTCATTTTTCGATTGCCGGTTGGCACCCTTCAACCTTCCTATCTCCGTCGGGTGATTCGCCCCGCCACCACACCCCACGACCTGACCCATCGTTTTATAGCCCGCAACGAACACACCGCAGGCATGGACGAACTCCCGGAACGCCTCGTCGAGGCCGTCGGTGATGCGACGGCCATCGAACTCATCGACATCGGCGGTGGCGACATCGTCGCTATCACCCCCGCGGAGACGTACTGCTACCGCTCCGAGGGGCTGTTGTCCGACGAGACCGTCGACCGCTACCCGCACGACATCGACCGGCTGACGACCGAAGCCGGCCGCCGGAAGACGACGATTCACTTCGAGACCATCGACGGCGAACGGAGCCTCACAGTCCCCGGTAACGTCGCCGACGAGGTCATCGAAGCCATCCTGAAAGGCGTCCTCCGAACGGCCGACGTCGTCGACGATGGCGAGACGATTCAGGCGTTGTTCCGGTTCAGCGAACTCACCCTCGTGGTGACCGAAGACCAACTCCTGAAACACGTCGGCAGCGCCGTCTGGAACGACGACTACGAGGCCTTCGCCTACGAGGCGCTGACCGACCTCGATTTCGAGGAGGGCAGCGTCGCCACACAGGTCATCGTGGAGGTCGACGGCCGCCGCCAGCGCGTGAAAGTGCCGAACGAACACGCCGGCCGTGTCCGACAGGAGGTTCAAAGCGCCGTCTTCGAGTACCACGACGTCTCCTCGCTGGGCGGCCTCCGCGCGGAGGTCCGCGAGGAGGAAGACGAAGAGGAGTCGGAAGCCGACGAGGACGATACCGATTCCGAGTCCTCCGCAGTGGTCGATTCCGACTGGTCGCCGCCCGCTGACCAGGACGTGACCAGTCTCTCGGAGAACAAAGCCAGCAGCGGCGGTACGGACGAGTCAATCACGGGGAGTGACGCCGAACGCAACACCGACGATGCTGCGGGTGCGACCGCGGCCGACGTCGACGCGCTCGCCGAACAAGTCGATGAACTGACCGAAACCGTCGAACGGCAGAGCGAACTCATCGAGGCACAACAGGAGACGCTCGAAAAATTAGTCGACGAACTCCGCCGCGGCCGGTAGCCGCCTATTCTCGCCCGGTCACTTTCCGGATACACGACGACCCGAAGGGGCCGTGTTCGCCGGCTTCCAGTT of the Natronomonas halophila genome contains:
- a CDS encoding acyl-CoA thioesterase, which translates into the protein MDQEFRFDVEMTVRYRDMDALAHVNNAVYGSYLEQARIEYVEEVIDMTFDEFEMVLANINLDFRRPVVHADEYVRVEVGVTEVGESSFTLGYRVYAGDDDKPAATGTTVQVVLDENGESTQPVPEEWRERFREFEPAL
- a CDS encoding DUF7115 domain-containing protein, which produces MDELPERLVEAVGDATAIELIDIGGGDIVAITPAETYCYRSEGLLSDETVDRYPHDIDRLTTEAGRRKTTIHFETIDGERSLTVPGNVADEVIEAILKGVLRTADVVDDGETIQALFRFSELTLVVTEDQLLKHVGSAVWNDDYEAFAYEALTDLDFEEGSVATQVIVEVDGRRQRVKVPNEHAGRVRQEVQSAVFEYHDVSSLGGLRAEVREEEDEEESEADEDDTDSESSAVVDSDWSPPADQDVTSLSENKASSGGTDESITGSDAERNTDDAAGATAADVDALAEQVDELTETVERQSELIEAQQETLEKLVDELRRGR